One window of the Shewanella litorisediminis genome contains the following:
- a CDS encoding isopenicillin N synthase family dioxygenase — protein sequence MKLETIDYRSPDAAAQFVQSLRDTGFGVLSNHPIQQSLVEAIYKDWYEFFQSDAKEDFRFNPETQDGFFPADVSETAKGHSVKDIKEYYHVYPWGRIPDSLRANILAYYDHANQLAAELLSWVEAHSPDEVKALFTEPLPKMIDGSHKTLLRVLHYPPMKGDEEPGAIRAAAHEDINLLTVLPAANEPGLQVKAKDGSWLDVPSDFGNIIINIGDMLQEASGGYFPSTSHRVINPEGMDKTKSRISLPLFLHPRPDVVLSERYTADSYLMERLRELGVI from the coding sequence ATGAAATTGGAAACTATTGATTACCGCTCGCCCGACGCGGCAGCACAATTCGTTCAATCATTGCGGGATACCGGCTTTGGCGTGTTGTCAAACCATCCCATCCAGCAGTCTTTGGTCGAAGCCATTTACAAAGATTGGTACGAATTCTTCCAGAGTGATGCCAAGGAAGATTTCCGTTTCAATCCAGAAACTCAGGATGGTTTTTTCCCGGCTGACGTGTCAGAAACCGCCAAAGGCCACAGCGTAAAAGACATCAAAGAGTACTACCACGTTTACCCTTGGGGCCGTATTCCTGACAGTCTGAGAGCCAACATTCTGGCCTACTATGACCACGCCAATCAGCTGGCTGCCGAATTGCTGTCCTGGGTGGAGGCTCACAGCCCGGATGAGGTGAAGGCTCTCTTTACCGAGCCACTGCCTAAAATGATCGATGGCAGCCACAAAACCCTGCTGCGGGTATTGCACTACCCGCCCATGAAGGGCGACGAGGAGCCAGGGGCCATCCGCGCCGCTGCCCACGAAGACATCAACCTGCTCACCGTGTTGCCCGCGGCCAATGAACCCGGGCTGCAGGTCAAGGCCAAAGATGGTAGCTGGCTGGATGTTCCTTCAGATTTCGGCAACATTATCATCAACATCGGCGATATGTTGCAGGAAGCATCCGGTGGTTACTTCCCATCCACCTCTCATAGGGTTATCAATCCTGAAGGCATGGACAAAACCAAGTCGCGGATTTCCCTGCCGCTGTTCCTGCACCCTCGCCCCGATGTAGTACTGTCAGAGCGTTATACCGCCGACAGCTATCTGATGGAGCGCCTGCGGGAGCTTGGCGTAATCTGA
- the ylqF gene encoding ribosome biogenesis GTPase YlqF yields MAIQWYPGHMHKAQKEIAEAMPQVDLVIEVLDARIPYSSENPMVTKLRGDKPCIKLLNKCDLADPVITEAWIAHLEKEQGVKAMAVTTLQPGHLKTVIPELVRKLVPDRDRADKDIRTMIMGIPNVGKSTIINTLAGRVIAKTGNEPAVTKAQQRINLKNGIVLSDTPGILWPKVDNEASSYRLAVTGAIKDTAMEYEEVALFAAAFFRDTYPAELKDRYKLDELSNDDVALLEDIGRKRGALRSGGYVDLHKAAELLLHEFRSGKLGLLSLETPAMAEIEKAEVERILAEKEALRQEKLAAEKLRRSGKRHNN; encoded by the coding sequence ATGGCGATTCAATGGTATCCGGGACACATGCACAAGGCGCAGAAGGAAATTGCCGAAGCGATGCCCCAGGTCGATTTGGTAATAGAGGTGCTGGATGCACGCATTCCCTATTCCAGCGAAAACCCCATGGTTACCAAACTTCGCGGTGACAAGCCCTGTATTAAGCTGTTGAACAAATGCGATCTCGCCGATCCTGTTATCACCGAAGCCTGGATAGCACACCTTGAAAAAGAACAAGGGGTGAAAGCCATGGCCGTCACCACGTTGCAGCCCGGTCATCTGAAAACCGTCATTCCTGAGCTTGTGCGTAAACTGGTTCCCGACCGTGACCGCGCCGATAAAGACATACGCACCATGATCATGGGGATCCCCAACGTCGGTAAGTCCACCATTATCAACACGCTCGCGGGACGGGTCATTGCCAAAACCGGTAACGAGCCTGCGGTCACCAAGGCCCAGCAGCGCATTAACCTCAAAAACGGGATTGTGCTGTCGGATACCCCCGGCATTCTGTGGCCCAAGGTGGATAACGAGGCAAGCAGCTATCGTTTGGCTGTAACCGGTGCCATTAAAGACACCGCCATGGAATATGAAGAAGTCGCGCTCTTTGCTGCCGCGTTTTTCCGTGACACTTATCCTGCCGAGCTGAAAGACAGATATAAGCTCGATGAACTGTCCAATGACGATGTCGCGCTGCTGGAAGACATTGGCCGCAAACGGGGGGCGCTGCGAAGTGGAGGTTATGTGGACTTACACAAAGCCGCTGAGTTGCTGCTGCACGAATTCAGAAGCGGAAAGCTCGGGCTGCTGAGTTTGGAAACCCCGGCAATGGCGGAAATCGAAAAGGCCGAAGTGGAACGCATCCTCGCGGAAAAAGAAGCCCTGCGTCAAGAGAAGCTGGCTGCCGAAAAGCTTCGCCGCTCAGGTAAACGCCACAATAACTGA
- a CDS encoding low molecular weight protein-tyrosine-phosphatase has translation MNSAPASILFVCMGNICRSPSAEAVFRQRASRAGLNMEVDSAGTIGYHQGKAPDGRSIRAGEARGYDFSGMRARQVLDSDFTRFDLILAADKDNLAELKRRCPAEHRHKLKLILSFGDTGAEEVPDPYYGGHAGFERVLDLLEQSSDALIAAIKAMKTK, from the coding sequence ATGAACAGTGCACCCGCTTCGATTTTATTTGTGTGTATGGGCAATATATGCCGCTCTCCCAGTGCCGAAGCTGTGTTTCGGCAGCGTGCCAGCAGGGCCGGACTGAATATGGAGGTAGATTCTGCCGGTACCATTGGTTACCACCAGGGAAAAGCACCCGATGGCCGTTCAATCAGGGCGGGTGAAGCGCGGGGTTATGACTTCTCCGGGATGCGGGCAAGACAGGTGCTGGACAGCGATTTCACGCGCTTTGACCTCATACTTGCCGCAGACAAGGATAACCTGGCTGAGCTTAAGCGCCGCTGCCCGGCTGAACATAGGCACAAGCTGAAACTCATATTAAGCTTTGGTGACACTGGGGCCGAAGAAGTACCAGACCCTTATTATGGCGGACATGCGGGGTTTGAACGGGTGCTGGACTTACTGGAACAAAGCAGTGATGCCTTGATAGCTGCCATTAAGGCGATGAAAACCAAATAA